One window from the genome of Fodinibius saliphilus encodes:
- the aroA gene encoding 3-phosphoshikimate 1-carboxyvinyltransferase — MKQDVTPAKVLKGTLNLPADKSISHRSAMFAALYEGISTISNFSTAADPHSTLDCMRKLGVSIREQEDNTIEIKGVGREGLQASAKELDCGNSGTTMRLLSGIIGGSGVSARLIGDESLSARTMKRIIDPLTKMGITIEARDGDYAPLEIHRNGPIKPLHFPLPIASAQLKSCVLLAGLFGDGETEVIETLPSRDHTERLLNLNIEERDENKIIRSSREAVIPEQSYRIPNDFSAAAFWMVAAAIHPDSEINLPKVGLNPSRTGALDILKSMGATVTITNESSEGAEPVGDLSISSSKLEPIHITEEVVPNCIDEIPILAVAMVFADGVSRISGAGELRHKETDRLTAMADVLGKAGADFTEYEDGLQIKGDPDFVPKASLYSSFDDHRIAMSAAVLSMMAEDKSQVLDAGCTAISYPAFWEDLGTLTN; from the coding sequence ATGAAGCAAGACGTTACACCTGCGAAAGTATTAAAAGGAACACTTAACTTACCAGCTGATAAATCAATTTCCCATCGTTCTGCGATGTTTGCCGCTTTGTATGAGGGAATTTCTACGATAAGTAACTTTTCGACTGCTGCCGATCCACATAGTACGCTGGATTGTATGAGGAAATTGGGGGTATCTATTCGTGAGCAGGAGGATAACACTATTGAGATAAAAGGAGTAGGTCGCGAGGGGTTGCAAGCTTCTGCAAAGGAGCTGGATTGTGGGAATTCGGGTACTACAATGCGTTTGTTAAGTGGTATTATTGGGGGATCGGGAGTATCAGCGCGCCTTATCGGTGATGAATCCCTGTCTGCCCGCACTATGAAACGCATAATAGACCCGCTCACTAAAATGGGTATAACTATTGAAGCGCGTGATGGTGACTATGCGCCTTTGGAAATTCATCGGAATGGACCTATAAAGCCGTTGCATTTTCCGCTACCTATTGCCAGTGCCCAGCTTAAATCATGCGTGTTACTGGCCGGCCTATTTGGAGATGGTGAGACCGAAGTAATAGAAACATTGCCCAGTCGCGACCATACCGAGCGCCTGTTAAATTTGAATATTGAAGAAAGAGATGAAAATAAGATTATCCGTTCTTCCCGTGAGGCTGTGATTCCTGAGCAGTCTTATCGTATCCCGAACGATTTTTCAGCAGCTGCCTTCTGGATGGTAGCTGCCGCCATACATCCGGACTCAGAAATAAACTTGCCCAAAGTTGGGCTCAATCCCAGCCGGACGGGAGCGCTGGATATCTTAAAAAGTATGGGAGCTACTGTCACGATTACGAATGAGAGTAGTGAGGGAGCAGAACCCGTAGGAGATTTGTCGATCTCGAGTTCAAAGCTAGAACCGATTCATATTACTGAAGAGGTGGTGCCCAACTGTATCGATGAGATACCTATTTTAGCGGTTGCTATGGTATTTGCTGATGGTGTATCTCGTATTTCAGGAGCCGGTGAATTACGACATAAAGAAACTGATCGCCTTACAGCTATGGCAGATGTGTTGGGGAAAGCCGGGGCTGATTTTACGGAATATGAGGATGGGCTGCAGATAAAAGGGGATCCCGATTTTGTGCCGAAGGCTTCGTTATATAGCAGTTTTGATGATCACCGGATTGCAATGTCTGCAGCC
- a CDS encoding tetratricopeptide repeat protein, which yields MLHKRVTLCLLLFVFVFTVIPLQAQEIQSPDTENYQQGITLFDKGLYEEAIEELNHFIANHSQHSLQASAGFYLARAKSKIDSVNTLSYYETYIDRYPYSLFSSKLLFEMAQRAEEQKKYNEAIHFYDRAVQLGLNNKNAPRTYYWMGEAAAANNDNSQARAYFLTLADKYPDSDWAPKALYSRGRLYLSENKYDSSTVAFELLKERYPRDEMTRRIGTALGESYYQQGRYQEAIEAFKNAIPHLDEERETKAVLLIAESYNYLNQFDNASTYYKQYINRTKGTDKVRAAHYGLGWVYHKQEIYHWAAEEFGKAAKGNDELARKGLYYKAVNEKLGSRYREAIETFRSFGERFEKGLWVEEAYYEWAITAYEVGRYSEAIEVLLPLVRSDGKLEWKGKVYTLLGEAYFANQEYTRAIQAFNEAEKVTDVSPVVKRQAQFQKAWVQYSNQAYKQAQPVFQSINEKYPESKLGKEALFWSADAYYHLDDYGPASAQFAKFIQRYPNHKLVGPANYSLGWSYFKMGSYEKAIEPFVRFKNKYEAPEVALYPYDTDTQLRVGDSYYAISDYENAIQYYQQAIGAEPGGDYAMFQIANSHYRNEQTYEAVTTFRRFLRIYPYSRLREQAQYNIAYIYLNTGNYTQAVEEFQTVINKYPNTSWAARSQYNIGDTYYNAGEYEKAIDAYKKVMEKYPRSEYIIEAVNGIQYAQMSSGKADSSSAVLEDFLAEHPQTSMADRLRFRQADNRMQTGDYRGAIKEFQQYLRITNNRELQPDAHFNLANAYEQTNKVEKAVQEYRTIVSDFPNSERAAPSLASLGRIAYSQGNYQESVDYFEQLAKEGSQYRQEALIGMGNAQLVMNNIDQAGKHYQVALNNNPEYAPAKVGMAKVALQKENYEQAKDLLSLVAESNTTEVGAEAQYLLGRVNHLQKSYEAAIKAYSNVNVLYQAFDGWVAKSLLGKAKCYIQLGQRGEARSALQKLVEDYPDTPQSQEAQRLLDRS from the coding sequence ATGTTACATAAGCGTGTCACTCTTTGTCTGCTCCTATTTGTCTTCGTTTTCACTGTTATCCCATTACAGGCTCAGGAGATTCAATCTCCCGATACTGAAAACTACCAACAAGGTATTACCCTTTTTGATAAGGGATTATATGAGGAGGCCATTGAGGAATTAAATCATTTTATTGCTAATCACTCTCAACATAGTCTGCAAGCCTCCGCTGGTTTTTATTTAGCTCGAGCCAAGTCAAAAATTGATTCGGTCAATACGCTCTCATATTATGAGACTTATATTGATCGTTATCCCTATAGCCTATTCTCGTCAAAGCTATTATTTGAAATGGCACAGCGCGCAGAAGAACAGAAAAAGTATAATGAAGCAATACACTTTTATGATCGGGCTGTACAGCTTGGATTAAATAATAAGAATGCGCCCCGCACTTACTATTGGATGGGAGAAGCTGCTGCCGCCAATAATGATAATAGTCAGGCCCGAGCCTACTTTCTCACATTGGCAGATAAATATCCTGACTCTGACTGGGCTCCCAAAGCTTTGTATTCACGTGGCAGATTATATCTGAGTGAAAATAAATATGATTCCTCAACGGTAGCATTTGAGTTACTTAAAGAGCGATATCCTCGTGATGAGATGACACGCCGTATAGGTACCGCTCTTGGTGAGTCGTACTACCAGCAGGGACGTTATCAAGAAGCTATTGAAGCCTTTAAAAATGCTATTCCCCACTTGGATGAAGAACGGGAAACAAAGGCTGTTTTATTAATAGCAGAAAGTTATAATTATTTGAATCAATTTGATAATGCATCTACCTATTATAAACAGTATATCAATCGAACAAAGGGGACTGATAAAGTACGAGCGGCACATTATGGTTTAGGCTGGGTTTATCATAAACAAGAGATCTATCACTGGGCAGCAGAAGAGTTTGGGAAAGCTGCAAAAGGAAATGATGAACTTGCACGCAAAGGACTGTACTATAAAGCTGTAAATGAAAAATTAGGTTCTCGTTACCGCGAAGCGATTGAGACTTTTCGTTCTTTCGGTGAACGGTTTGAAAAAGGGTTGTGGGTCGAAGAAGCTTATTACGAATGGGCCATTACAGCGTATGAAGTAGGGCGTTACAGTGAAGCTATTGAGGTGTTATTACCGTTGGTTCGCAGTGATGGAAAACTGGAGTGGAAGGGAAAAGTTTATACCCTGTTGGGAGAAGCCTATTTTGCTAACCAAGAATATACACGAGCGATACAGGCTTTTAACGAAGCTGAAAAGGTGACCGACGTATCTCCCGTTGTAAAGCGACAAGCCCAATTTCAAAAAGCTTGGGTCCAATATAGCAACCAGGCTTACAAGCAGGCACAACCTGTTTTTCAATCAATAAATGAAAAATATCCGGAATCAAAATTAGGGAAAGAAGCTCTTTTTTGGAGTGCTGATGCTTATTATCACTTGGATGATTATGGGCCTGCCAGCGCACAATTTGCGAAATTTATTCAACGTTATCCCAACCATAAGCTTGTTGGTCCGGCAAACTACTCCTTGGGATGGAGCTACTTTAAGATGGGGAGTTACGAAAAGGCGATAGAACCATTTGTTCGGTTCAAAAATAAGTATGAAGCACCGGAAGTAGCCCTGTATCCCTATGATACCGATACGCAACTACGTGTTGGAGACTCCTACTACGCCATTAGTGATTATGAGAATGCTATCCAATATTACCAGCAAGCCATAGGAGCCGAGCCCGGTGGAGATTACGCGATGTTCCAAATTGCCAATAGTCATTACCGTAATGAACAAACATATGAGGCTGTAACGACTTTTCGCCGTTTTCTTCGAATTTATCCCTATAGTCGTTTACGAGAGCAAGCCCAATATAATATTGCTTATATATATCTGAATACCGGTAACTATACCCAAGCAGTAGAAGAATTTCAGACCGTAATAAACAAATACCCCAATACGAGTTGGGCCGCTCGCTCGCAGTATAATATCGGAGACACATACTATAATGCCGGAGAATACGAAAAAGCTATCGATGCTTATAAAAAAGTGATGGAAAAATATCCCCGGAGTGAGTATATCATTGAGGCTGTAAACGGTATTCAGTATGCACAGATGTCGAGCGGAAAAGCAGATTCCAGCTCTGCAGTACTGGAAGATTTCCTGGCAGAACATCCCCAAACTTCAATGGCCGACCGTTTGCGTTTCAGGCAAGCTGATAACCGTATGCAAACGGGGGATTATAGAGGAGCAATTAAAGAGTTTCAGCAGTACTTACGTATTACCAATAATAGAGAATTGCAGCCGGATGCTCACTTTAACCTGGCAAATGCTTATGAGCAGACCAATAAAGTTGAAAAAGCAGTTCAGGAATATCGTACGATTGTCTCAGATTTTCCCAATTCAGAACGTGCGGCCCCATCGCTAGCTTCTTTGGGACGAATTGCCTACAGCCAGGGGAATTACCAAGAATCGGTTGATTATTTTGAGCAGCTTGCCAAAGAAGGTAGCCAGTATCGCCAAGAAGCCTTAATCGGCATGGGCAACGCTCAGCTTGTCATGAATAATATTGATCAAGCAGGGAAGCACTACCAGGTGGCGCTGAATAATAACCCAGAATATGCTCCGGCCAAAGTGGGGATGGCAAAGGTGGCATTACAAAAAGAAAACTATGAGCAGGCCAAAGATCTTTTAAGTCTGGTTGCGGAGTCAAATACAACGGAAGTTGGAGCAGAAGCCCAATACCTATTAGGACGGGTAAACCATCTGCAAAAGTCCTATGAAGCCGCAATAAAAGCGTATTCTAATGTTAATGTTTTGTACCAGGCTTTTGATGGCTGGGTAGCGAAGTCGTTACTTGGTAAAGCAAAATGTTATATTCAGCTGGGGCAGCGCGGTGAGGCCCGATCAGCACTCCAAAAACTGGTTGAAGATTATCCTGATACCCCACAATCACAAGAAGCTCAACGTTTACTGGATCGATCTTAA
- a CDS encoding CBS domain-containing protein, translating to MLANKSIVEQEFKPLEGGDHVITVKKRLDQEHYDMLPVVNQVTQKLIGQVDRRQIEKASDKTLVSDLELDEAVKIYQGQHIFEAARLMLQHELRLLPVVDEEWTYLGVLTKDQVLESLSRMLNLASFGSVITVELSRINFSISEIVQIIETEGAKILGVTVETPSKGDQNFEVSFKLNIKDVSRVVAALRRYEYTVLAESKSTVFGEDLENRADELLKYIDM from the coding sequence ATGTTGGCTAATAAATCCATAGTAGAACAAGAGTTTAAACCGCTAGAAGGCGGTGATCATGTTATCACGGTAAAGAAGCGTTTGGATCAGGAGCATTACGATATGCTGCCTGTTGTTAACCAAGTTACCCAAAAACTGATTGGACAAGTAGATCGCAGACAGATTGAGAAGGCCTCAGATAAAACGCTTGTTTCGGATTTGGAGTTAGATGAGGCGGTAAAAATATATCAGGGACAGCATATTTTTGAGGCAGCTCGGTTAATGTTGCAACATGAACTCCGCCTGTTACCTGTTGTTGATGAGGAATGGACATATCTGGGAGTTCTTACCAAAGATCAAGTTCTTGAGTCACTCTCTCGAATGCTTAATCTTGCTTCTTTTGGATCTGTTATTACTGTTGAACTTAGCAGAATTAACTTTTCTATTTCTGAAATTGTGCAAATTATAGAGACTGAGGGTGCTAAGATCTTGGGGGTAACAGTGGAAACCCCTAGCAAAGGAGATCAAAATTTTGAAGTCTCCTTCAAGTTAAATATTAAAGATGTGTCTCGTGTTGTGGCAGCTCTTCGTCGATATGAGTATACTGTACTTGCTGAATCAAAAAGTACTGTTTTTGGCGAAGATCTGGAGAACCGGGCTGATGAATTACTTAAGTATATCGATATGTAA
- the hflX gene encoding GTPase HflX — MFEEIQNSDIAQERALLVTVYGPDTPRVLAEEYLDELELLTYTAGGITVDKVLQNRMHPDASTYVGSGKLRELKRMAGEKNIETLIFDDDLSPTQIRNIEKGTKAKVLDRSGLILDIFASRAKTAAAKTQVELAQLQYLLPRLTRFWTHLSRQQGGIGTRGPGESQIEMDRRMIDKRIATLKEKLEKIDQQRQTQRKGRSDKNRVSLVGYTNAGKSTLMNALTETEVLAENRLFATLDSTVRQYEIGNHDILLSDTVGFIRKLPHDLIESFKSTLDEVRECDILLHVVDASARMIQDYIDVVEETLEDMEVDDKKNLLVFNKVDLLDSHQIAELRHAYPDAVFVSAERSIGLGKLENEIKELIEEDFVTKTMKIPVAKYEGVAFLHREANIMEKKYVGSDVELTFSIAKPDLMRLETLLDNIDTAESVI, encoded by the coding sequence TTGTTCGAAGAGATACAAAATTCAGATATAGCCCAAGAGCGGGCATTACTAGTAACAGTTTATGGTCCTGATACACCACGAGTATTGGCTGAAGAATATTTAGATGAACTTGAACTGTTAACTTATACAGCTGGTGGTATTACCGTAGATAAAGTACTACAGAATAGGATGCATCCTGATGCTTCGACCTACGTTGGTTCGGGTAAACTGCGGGAGCTCAAACGAATGGCAGGCGAAAAAAATATCGAGACCCTCATTTTTGATGATGATCTTTCGCCTACACAGATTCGTAATATTGAAAAGGGAACCAAGGCCAAAGTGCTGGATCGTAGCGGTCTTATTTTGGATATTTTTGCCTCACGTGCTAAAACAGCAGCGGCTAAAACACAGGTCGAGCTGGCACAATTACAATATTTATTACCACGACTAACCCGCTTTTGGACTCACTTATCCCGTCAGCAAGGTGGTATTGGGACACGAGGTCCTGGTGAATCACAGATCGAGATGGACCGTCGTATGATTGATAAACGGATTGCTACACTGAAAGAAAAGTTAGAAAAAATTGACCAACAGCGTCAGACGCAACGGAAGGGACGTTCTGATAAAAATCGCGTCTCTTTGGTTGGGTACACCAACGCTGGTAAGTCTACGCTGATGAATGCACTTACAGAGACTGAAGTGTTAGCTGAAAATAGATTGTTTGCTACGCTTGACTCTACTGTTCGTCAATATGAGATTGGAAATCATGATATCTTGTTATCAGATACAGTAGGTTTTATACGAAAGTTACCTCACGATCTTATCGAAAGCTTTAAATCTACGCTTGATGAAGTTCGTGAATGCGATATCTTACTTCATGTAGTAGATGCTTCTGCCAGGATGATTCAAGATTATATCGATGTAGTAGAAGAAACACTGGAAGATATGGAGGTAGACGACAAGAAGAATTTATTGGTTTTTAACAAGGTTGACCTATTGGATTCGCACCAGATAGCAGAACTTCGACACGCATATCCCGATGCAGTTTTTGTTTCTGCAGAACGGAGTATTGGTTTGGGTAAGCTTGAAAACGAAATCAAGGAACTTATTGAAGAAGATTTCGTTACAAAGACTATGAAGATTCCGGTGGCCAAGTATGAAGGAGTCGCATTTTTACATCGTGAAGCTAATATTATGGAGAAAAAGTATGTAGGGTCAGATGTTGAACTTACTTTTAGTATTGCTAAGCCTGATCTAATGCGCCTGGAAACGTTGCTGGATAATATTGATACAGCAGAGTCAGTTATATAG
- a CDS encoding BatA domain-containing protein: MNFLSPFFLFGLLAVAIPVIIHLINLRRPQKVSFSTLSFFNELRKTTIRRIRIKQYLLMALRVLALLFLAIALARPFVPPTLLGPTSSVEPKVVAIMIDNSASMNRIGSSGPLIEQAKKVATRIIQNANSDDKFYIVTTNGDATTQERLLGSNNAAEKITDIKVRNTGHYTKERFLKAYQQLQGAPQQQAIMYVISDGQKSQLNDLKDLDIESTENARKQVTVQPINLDQGKQQNLAVSSISLKNQMISRDTPITLAVDVENVGDAAVANQFVSLEVEGDFLGQYEVTLKPGEVKEFLFQTVPEKTGSLTGRIIIEGDEVDYDNRRYFAVRIPKERSVLIIKDKNKAAAYTSQIRSVLEAAQESRAQISFNEQQPSDVNPSEWSSYDAIILDGVEEVPDYWFQGMQRYVQEGNGMLFFPSEKGALENYNRFLSIFNAGKFTNIIGEYGSFEQVIKMGEIEKGHPVLENIFATKEEEDINIKLPSLYYYYRYRNPANTASIDILEAKNNDPLLTEQPFGEGVFLVSALGTDAGWSNLSVNPFFAPFYYRTVLYASSSEKAGLQRHELGKKFQWKQLLPTADVRLVLNKSEYKPEVEQSASGLHILYSAEEWEPGILTVEAGEDIFKIAVNQSILESRFGSLENTAWQEMFAANALSVNKGIEAGQWSAEELDEKLSASMFGKEIWNWFIWLALLFLITETVVSRIYKAESVS; encoded by the coding sequence ATGAACTTTTTAAGTCCATTTTTCTTATTCGGATTATTAGCTGTTGCCATACCGGTTATCATTCATCTAATTAATCTTCGGCGTCCGCAGAAGGTCTCATTTTCGACGCTTTCTTTTTTTAATGAACTCCGTAAGACCACCATCCGTCGAATACGCATTAAGCAGTATCTGTTAATGGCCCTAAGGGTACTTGCACTACTATTTTTAGCAATTGCTTTAGCACGTCCCTTTGTTCCTCCAACACTATTAGGCCCAACTAGTTCCGTTGAGCCCAAAGTAGTAGCTATTATGATAGATAATAGTGCCAGTATGAATCGAATCGGTAGTAGTGGACCACTTATTGAACAAGCAAAAAAGGTAGCTACACGTATTATACAAAACGCAAACTCTGATGATAAATTTTATATTGTTACTACTAATGGTGACGCTACTACACAAGAACGTTTATTAGGATCCAATAACGCAGCTGAGAAGATTACTGATATTAAAGTTCGAAATACCGGACATTATACGAAAGAACGTTTTTTAAAAGCCTATCAGCAGTTGCAGGGTGCACCGCAGCAACAGGCAATAATGTATGTGATATCTGATGGGCAAAAAAGTCAGCTCAATGATTTGAAAGATCTCGACATCGAAAGTACAGAGAATGCTCGGAAGCAGGTAACGGTACAACCCATTAATTTAGATCAAGGGAAGCAACAAAATTTAGCTGTTTCTTCTATATCATTAAAAAATCAAATGATCAGTCGTGATACGCCCATCACACTTGCTGTAGATGTAGAAAATGTAGGTGATGCAGCAGTAGCTAACCAATTTGTTTCTCTTGAAGTAGAAGGAGATTTTTTGGGACAGTATGAAGTGACGCTGAAGCCGGGAGAGGTGAAAGAATTTCTATTTCAAACAGTTCCTGAAAAAACAGGCAGTTTAACTGGTCGTATTATCATTGAAGGGGATGAGGTTGATTATGATAATCGTCGATATTTTGCAGTCAGAATTCCTAAAGAACGTTCAGTCTTAATTATCAAAGATAAAAACAAAGCTGCGGCCTATACTTCTCAAATACGATCTGTATTGGAAGCCGCCCAAGAGTCTCGTGCGCAAATTTCATTTAATGAACAACAACCGAGTGACGTTAATCCTTCTGAGTGGTCTTCTTATGATGCCATAATTTTAGATGGTGTAGAAGAAGTGCCAGACTACTGGTTTCAGGGTATGCAGCGCTATGTACAGGAGGGAAATGGAATGTTATTTTTTCCATCTGAGAAAGGAGCTCTTGAGAACTACAATCGCTTTTTATCTATTTTTAATGCCGGAAAGTTCACGAATATTATTGGTGAGTATGGTTCATTTGAACAAGTTATAAAGATGGGTGAGATTGAAAAGGGGCATCCCGTACTAGAGAATATTTTCGCTACAAAAGAGGAAGAGGATATAAATATTAAGCTGCCCTCTCTTTATTACTATTATCGCTATCGAAACCCTGCTAATACAGCTTCTATCGATATTCTGGAAGCAAAAAATAATGATCCTTTGTTAACAGAGCAGCCGTTTGGAGAAGGGGTATTCCTGGTATCAGCATTGGGAACCGATGCCGGCTGGTCAAATTTGTCGGTTAATCCATTTTTTGCACCTTTTTACTACCGAACAGTACTCTATGCCTCTTCATCAGAAAAGGCTGGTTTACAAAGACATGAGTTGGGAAAAAAGTTTCAATGGAAACAGCTACTACCAACTGCGGATGTTCGATTGGTACTTAACAAGTCGGAATATAAACCGGAGGTAGAGCAGTCTGCTTCCGGGCTGCATATTTTATACAGCGCCGAAGAATGGGAGCCCGGAATACTTACAGTGGAAGCAGGTGAGGATATATTTAAAATTGCAGTAAATCAAAGTATACTTGAATCACGTTTTGGTTCGTTAGAAAACACGGCGTGGCAAGAAATGTTTGCTGCTAATGCCTTGAGTGTCAATAAAGGAATTGAAGCCGGGCAGTGGTCGGCAGAAGAGCTCGATGAAAAGTTGAGTGCCAGTATGTTCGGTAAAGAAATATGGAACTGGTTTATTTGGCTAGCTTTGCTTTTTTTAATTACAGAGACAGTTGTCTCGCGGATATATAAAGCAGAATCCGTATCTTAA
- a CDS encoding FG-GAP repeat domain-containing protein — MKHLKFSGLILLLITLLSACSSIPDQPWSDAVPQKTPFVIMPAEGATLNSVLASSYTPFLDDITSSANQLLSRIDSTAAQSIPLQAILLYTGTSNQLETVWMAKTSPNVLNKLTDHFHERFSQNEYYFQGVTIHKLNLQERILFAAQMHEHLLISESSLGIEDAIRAYLGNIPRADLSGLSLSPGNIIMNTPSLDQWIKQLTSVTYRPQIKNALKGTKPSILSVNNQNDGTKEVDFSGAIPLSENMPTDLVASFSSVNAPISLDRYISTNAAAFGLFRLTPRIVPPSSITNPTKTDSVLLADQYRYTDLAQTLNPEFALVTYAQSGFLSTGEHLFIRRVSDSKKLRNQLQKLAADNLIQRRDNTFFVQSSTIAKLIGSNLCSFSDFYLDVTGNAVVISKRKGLVEMVSSDRNRRRTMYYEQQFRDIKDELPKEISGLFVAGQDFYPFIEPFLAPDNYVDAMTSKFDLLTASTTLDKNNRKLSFNVKTYQTEDRSAPYREKWIFPTGAELSGNPIMADIGGSSQEEIIFATKSGNLYALAADGTVVMQANTDSDEPLGSPVVYDWYSTNQNVILIAAGDKVYGWNDNGQPLPKFPFKLSEPITSPLQVEDIDRNGLPNAVVATADRKLHALNGRGKNLSGWPVTANAKIHSKPIVKEYRGTLSTLAFSENAIHVWTADGNQRSGFPKFINASLNGSPLIHKNHILANAADGYLYAVGPNKLFADSLNVLETNSESSDIEAVYASNGALVGTPSVHNLTVNTQNQKYRENMILTMSKNGSVFLLNTNGQLRFTQNMGQPAAPSFSPSVTDLNNDNLDEIIALANFGRLYVWETYSGERIYSVPTSAMSNPIITDIDGDGYKELIAQTREGLRCWTIFGKEQ, encoded by the coding sequence ATGAAACACTTGAAATTTTCGGGCCTTATACTGCTCCTGATCACCTTATTATCAGCATGTTCTTCTATTCCAGATCAGCCTTGGTCTGATGCGGTCCCCCAAAAGACCCCCTTTGTTATTATGCCGGCTGAAGGTGCTACTCTTAATTCAGTCTTAGCCTCCTCCTATACCCCTTTCTTGGATGATATAACTTCTTCCGCAAATCAACTATTATCTCGGATAGATTCTACTGCTGCTCAATCGATCCCTCTACAAGCCATCTTACTTTATACAGGCACAAGCAATCAGCTTGAAACTGTCTGGATGGCCAAGACTTCACCCAATGTTTTAAACAAACTAACAGATCATTTCCACGAGCGTTTTTCACAAAATGAATATTATTTTCAGGGTGTCACCATCCATAAACTTAACTTGCAGGAACGTATCCTCTTTGCAGCTCAAATGCATGAACACCTGTTGATTTCAGAGTCAAGCCTTGGTATTGAAGATGCTATTCGTGCATACCTGGGCAACATACCACGTGCTGATTTATCAGGCCTATCCCTATCTCCGGGTAATATTATAATGAATACCCCATCACTGGATCAGTGGATTAAACAGCTTACTTCAGTTACCTATCGGCCTCAAATCAAAAATGCATTAAAAGGCACTAAACCCTCTATACTTTCTGTAAATAATCAGAACGATGGAACAAAAGAAGTTGACTTTTCTGGAGCAATTCCTCTATCTGAAAATATGCCAACAGATCTGGTGGCCTCATTTTCCAGTGTCAATGCTCCTATTTCTCTTGACCGCTATATTTCAACTAATGCCGCAGCATTTGGTCTTTTTCGCCTCACGCCCAGAATAGTACCTCCCTCCAGCATAACAAACCCAACGAAAACGGATTCCGTCTTGCTGGCTGATCAATACCGGTATACAGACCTAGCTCAAACGCTCAATCCTGAGTTTGCTTTGGTAACGTATGCACAATCGGGCTTCTTATCTACCGGGGAACACCTTTTTATACGCAGAGTATCAGACTCAAAAAAACTACGAAACCAACTGCAAAAACTAGCTGCAGATAACCTTATTCAACGAAGAGATAACACCTTTTTTGTTCAGAGCTCAACGATAGCAAAGCTCATTGGTAGTAATCTCTGTTCTTTTAGTGATTTTTACTTAGATGTCACAGGGAACGCTGTTGTAATTTCCAAGCGAAAGGGATTGGTGGAGATGGTATCATCAGACCGAAACCGTCGCAGGACCATGTATTATGAACAACAGTTCCGAGATATAAAGGATGAATTACCAAAAGAAATAAGCGGGTTATTTGTTGCTGGCCAAGATTTCTACCCATTTATAGAGCCCTTTTTAGCTCCTGATAATTACGTAGATGCAATGACTTCAAAATTTGATCTTCTTACGGCTTCTACTACACTCGATAAAAATAACAGGAAACTCTCTTTTAATGTAAAGACCTATCAAACGGAGGACCGAAGTGCGCCCTACCGTGAAAAATGGATTTTCCCAACCGGGGCTGAGCTTTCGGGAAATCCTATAATGGCTGATATCGGGGGAAGCAGCCAAGAGGAGATTATTTTCGCTACAAAGTCAGGTAACCTTTATGCCCTTGCTGCCGATGGCACAGTAGTCATGCAGGCAAATACAGATTCTGATGAACCTTTGGGCTCTCCGGTTGTCTACGACTGGTATTCGACCAACCAAAACGTAATTCTTATTGCAGCAGGCGATAAGGTATATGGATGGAATGATAATGGCCAACCATTGCCTAAATTCCCATTTAAGCTCAGTGAGCCAATCACCTCTCCTTTACAGGTAGAAGATATAGATCGTAATGGCTTGCCAAATGCTGTTGTCGCCACTGCTGATCGTAAGCTTCATGCGCTAAACGGTCGCGGCAAAAATCTTAGTGGATGGCCTGTAACCGCTAATGCAAAAATCCATAGTAAACCAATTGTTAAAGAATATCGCGGAACGCTCTCCACATTAGCATTTTCAGAAAATGCGATTCATGTTTGGACGGCAGACGGAAATCAACGGTCTGGATTTCCCAAATTTATTAATGCTTCACTCAACGGTTCGCCTCTGATCCATAAAAACCACATTCTTGCCAATGCAGCCGATGGATACCTATATGCTGTTGGTCCCAACAAGTTATTTGCCGATTCATTGAATGTACTCGAGACTAACTCGGAATCTTCAGATATCGAAGCTGTTTATGCATCAAACGGTGCCCTTGTGGGTACACCATCTGTTCATAACCTAACAGTGAACACCCAAAACCAGAAGTATCGAGAAAACATGATACTAACAATGAGTAAAAATGGATCTGTTTTCTTACTTAACACCAATGGACAGCTCCGATTTACTCAAAATATGGGCCAACCGGCCGCCCCATCCTTTTCTCCTTCTGTCACTGATTTAAACAATGATAATCTTGATGAGATTATAGCTCTGGCTAATTTCGGAAGATTGTATGTTTGGGAAACGTATAGCGGAGAACGGATCTACTCTGTTCCAACATCAGCCATGTCTAATCCTATAATAACTGATATCGATGGCGACGGTTATAAGGAGCTCATCGCCCAAACCCGGGAAGGACTCCGATGTTGGACTATATTTGGCAAGGAACAGTAA